The genomic DNA CTGCGGCTGAGCGCCACGGGCGCGACAGAGGAAATCCCCGTCGCGGCGCTTCGCGAGGGGGATTTGCTTGTCCTGCGTCCGGGCGCGCGCGTGCCCGTGGATGGCGTGCTTGTCACCGGCGAAGGCACGGTCGACGAGGCGACGATCACCGGAGAGTCGATGCCCGTCTCAAAGGTGCCCGGAGCGAAGCTTTTCGAGGCGACGGTCAACCTCAATTCCGTGCTGACCATGCGCGCAAGCGCCACCGTCGAAAGCAGCACCGTGGCGCGGATGATCGACATGGTGACCGAGGCCCAAGCCGCCCGCGCGCCTTCCGAGACCTTCAGCGCCTGGTTCGGGCAGCGCTACACCGTGGCCGTGCTTTTGGGGGCCATGCTGGCCTTTGTGGTTCTGTGGGGGATGGGGGCTTCCGCCTCCGACGCCCTCTACCGCGCTGCGGTGCTGCTGGTGGCGGCAAGCCCTTGCGCCGTGGTGATCTCGGTGCCCGCCGCCATGCTGTCGGCGCTGGCGGCTGCGGCACGGGGCGGCGTGTTGTTCAAAGGTGGCGCGGCGCTTGAAGCCTTGGCAGAAGTGAAGAGCTTTTCCTTTGACAAAACCGGCACCCTGACCACCGGAGTTGCAGAGGTCACCGACCTCACCTCAGAGATCCCCGAGGGGCGCATGCTGGCGCTGCTCTCGGGTTTGGAGGCGCAGTCCGAGCATCCGATCGCCGCCGCGATCCGGCGCCGGGCAGAGGCCGAGGGGCTTGCCCCCGCCGCCATCCGGGATGTCGTGACCCATCCCAGTGAGGGCATCACCGGGATCGACGAAGAGGGGCCGATCTGGGCCGGAAACCAGCGCATGCTGGAGCGGATGGGGGCGCGGGTCGATACGGCCGGGGCGCAGCGGCTGAAGGCCTCGGCCCAAACCGTCACCTGGATCGGGCGTGGCGAGCAGCTGATCGGCGGCGTCACGGTGGCAGACCGCCCGCGGCCAAGCTCTGCCGCCGGGCTTTCGCAACTGCGTGCGGCGGGGGTGGCGCAGCTGGCCCTGATGACCGGGGATCGCCGCCCGGTGGCCGAACGGATCGGGCGGGAGCTCGGCTTTTCCGATGCGGAGATCCACGCCGAATTGTTGCCGGAAGACAAGGTCAAACTGGTTGCCGCGCTTGCCGAAAAGGGCCGGACGGCCTTCGTCGGCGACGGGGTGAATGATGCCGCTGCCCTTGCCCGGGCGGATGTCGGCGTCGCCATGGGGGTTGCGGGCAGCGAAGTGGCGCTGCAGGCCGCAGATGTGGCGCTTCTGTCCGAGGACATGACCCGCCTTGCCGCCGCCCGGACACTGGCCTTGCGTACCCGCCGGATCATCCGGCAGAACCTCGGCTTTGCCTTGGCGATGATGGTGCTTCTGGTGGTCTCGGCGCTATTTTTCGAGCTGCCTTTGCCGCTTGCCGTCATCGGCCATGAAGGGGGCACGGTTCTGGTGGTGCTAAACGGGTTGCGGCTGCTCGCCGATCCGATCCGCAATGATCGCGGCGCGGCGCGAAAAGCGGCCTCGCATCCCTCCTCCCAACCTCAAGAGGTTTCTCATGTATAAGCACATCCTTATCACCACCGATGGCTCTGAGAACGCGGGCCTCGGCCTTGAGCATGGCATTGCACTGGTGTTGTCACGTTAACCGAAGGGTTGGCTGGCAAGGCCGTAAATGAAGGTCTTAGGCGATGCTGGCTGCTACTTTCCACGTGCGGAGAGCTTCCATCCGGTGGTAGCGAATG from Paracoccus aerodenitrificans includes the following:
- a CDS encoding heavy metal translocating P-type ATPase yields the protein MFPLTLAASFGMAAAFFGTFVLPGIWLTAGLALVYLAAGLPTGLRALGALFKDHVLDIDLLMIIAALAALAVGAPLEGAVLLTLFSISGTLEHRAMGRARRAIEALMALRPETALRLSATGATEEIPVAALREGDLLVLRPGARVPVDGVLVTGEGTVDEATITGESMPVSKVPGAKLFEATVNLNSVLTMRASATVESSTVARMIDMVTEAQAARAPSETFSAWFGQRYTVAVLLGAMLAFVVLWGMGASASDALYRAAVLLVAASPCAVVISVPAAMLSALAAAARGGVLFKGGAALEALAEVKSFSFDKTGTLTTGVAEVTDLTSEIPEGRMLALLSGLEAQSEHPIAAAIRRRAEAEGLAPAAIRDVVTHPSEGITGIDEEGPIWAGNQRMLERMGARVDTAGAQRLKASAQTVTWIGRGEQLIGGVTVADRPRPSSAAGLSQLRAAGVAQLALMTGDRRPVAERIGRELGFSDAEIHAELLPEDKVKLVAALAEKGRTAFVGDGVNDAAALARADVGVAMGVAGSEVALQAADVALLSEDMTRLAAARTLALRTRRIIRQNLGFALAMMVLLVVSALFFELPLPLAVIGHEGGTVLVVLNGLRLLADPIRNDRGAARKAASHPSSQPQEVSHV